The genomic region AATTACAACAAAATCAGAAATTGCTATTGGTCTTTTTGAAGCAGGGTTAAATGAAAAAATTAAAAACATTTTAAAAAAATTAACGGGTATTGAATACAACATTTCTTTTGAATTAGAAAAAAATATTAATAAAGAAGCGTCTGTAATTAGTAAAATTGATACATTAACGGAAAATAACAACACTACTTATTATGAAAATTATACTTTTGAAAATTTTGTTCGTGGTGATTCTAACCATGAAGCAATGCAAGCAGCTTTAGCAGTTGCTTTAGATGTTGGGAAAAAGTGAAATCCATTATTTATTTATGGTGACTCAGGGCTTGGAAAAACACATTTATTACACGCAATTGAAAATAAAGTAAACAAAATTTATAAAACAAATAACAGTGTGAAATATTTAAAAGCTGATGAATTTGGAAAAATTGCAATGGATATTTTAAACCAAGGCCATGAAATTATTGAAGCTTTTAAAACATCTTATGATATTTATAATTGTTTATTAATTGATGATATTCAATTACTAGCAAAACGAAATAAAACAAATGAATTATTTTTTCATATTTTTAACTCATATATTGAAAAAAATAAACAAATTGTTATTACTTCTGATAAATATCCTGATGATCTTGGTGGTTTTGAAGCAAGAATTATTTCACGGTTCTCATATGGACTAAGTATTGGGTTAGATTCACCAGATTTCGAAACAGCCCTCAAAATATTAGAACAAAAGCTAAAACATCAAAATAACTTATCGCTATTTTCAGAAGAATCATTAGAATTTATTGCTTTAAATTTTAATAGTGATGTTCGAAAACTAGAAGGGGCAATTAAACGATTATTATTTTTAGCCGTTATGAATAAAAAGCCCAACGAAATTATTACTTTAACTGATGTTGAAAAAGCATTTAAAAATGCACCTCTACAAAATAATGAAAAAATTACCCCTAAAAAAATTAAGCAAATTGTTGCCGATAATTATAATATTACTGTTAAAGCAATGATGAGTAAATCAAGGGTGAGTAATGTAATGCAAGCTCGACAACTCGCAATGTATTTTTGCCGAACATTATTAGATGAACCGTTTACAAGAATTGGGACCGAATTTGGGGGAAAAGATCATACTACTGTTATAAATAGTGTCAAAAAAGTTGAAGCTCATATTGGTACAAATAAAGAATTTAAACATTTAGTAAATACAATCCGCAGAAAAATTGAAGGAAAATAACACATTGTTTTAAACTGTTGTTTTTTAATAAAAGAAGAATATTATTTAAAACTTTCATAAGTTTTCCACATTTTCTACATTATAATACTAATAAGTAAAAAATACTATTTTAAATTGTAAATTGTAAATAATTATTTATATATTACAGATAATATTAAGTAAGGAGTAACAAAATGATTGTAAACATTAAAAAAGATAAGATATTAGATGAACTATTGAAAGTAAGCCACATAATCTCTCAAAAAACATTAATTCCTTCATTATTAGGAATTTTAATTGAAGTTAAAAAAGACAAGATTACTTTTACTACTTCTGATGGTGATACTTCAATTAAATCCGAAATTATTGGTAATGATTTAAATATTACTCGAATTGGTAGTGTCTTAATTAAAAATAAATTTATTGTTGAAGTTATTCGTAAAATTGAAGATGAATTTATTACATTGGAAGTTGTTGAAGGCAATTTAATTAAAATTAAAGCCAATAACTTTGATTCAATTTTAAATACATTAAATTCAGCCGATTATCCTCATTTGTCATTTGAGATAGAAGGAAAAGAAATTATTTTTACAAGTGCTATATTAAAAGAAATTATTTCACAAACAAGTTTTGCAATTGGGGAAAAAGAAAAAAGAATTGTTTTTAATGGATTAAATTTAAAAACAAATCAAAGTAATAAAGAATTAATAATTACGGCCACTGATTCATTTCGATTGTCATGTAAGAAAATTGAATATAATAATAATTATGATTTTGATGTTATTATTCCGGGAAAATTTATTAATGAAATTGGCCGTTTAATTTCGGAAAATGATCAAGAAATTAAAATAAAAATTACAGATAAATCAGTTAGTGTAATTGTTAATAACACAATTGTTCAAACAAAAATTATTGAAGGAAAATATCCAGATACAAGTAAAGTTATTCCAAATGTATTTAATACTTCATTAACAATTAATAATCGCGAATTAATTAAAATTATTGAGCGAGCTAGCGTTTTATCAAATGAAGCAATGAAGACAATTGTTACCTTAAAAATAAAGGAACAAAAAGTTTTAGTTACTTCATTTACCCAAGAAATTGGTAATACAGAAGAAGAAATTAAGGAGTTTAAAGTTGAAGGGGCAGATCAAACTATTGCTTTTAATTCAAAGTATATTCTTGATGCTTTGAAAGCTTTTAAAACAAAAGAAATTACCATTAAAATGATTGATGAAACAAAACCATTAATTATTACTGCGAATGATGATCCTGCCTTACAACAATTAGTTTTACCAATCCGATCATATTAAAAAATCATTATTCATTTTTTTTTTGATTATTTATTGTATTTTATAAATTTTTTATAGGGTTAAATTAGGTAATAATGGTAAAATAAAAAGAGACAGAAATGGAGAGAATTATTTATGGGTGATAATTATAGTTCAGAGTCAATTCAAATTTTAGAGGGGTTAGAAGCAGTTCAAAAACGACCAGGGATGTATATTGGCGCAACAAATGTCAGGGGTTTACATCATTTAGTTTGAGAAATTATTGATAACTCAATTGATGAAGTTTTAGTTAATTTTGCTAATAAAATTAAAATTATCATTAATAAAGATCAATCAATTACCATTGTTGATAATGGACGGGGAATTCCAATTGAAATTCACCCAAAAACAAATGTTTCAACTGTTGAAACTGTTTTTACCATTTTACATGCAGGGGGAAAATTTGATTCAAATACCTATAAAATTTCTGGAGGATTACATGGGGTTGGAGCTAGTGTTGTTAATGCATTAAGCAAATATTTAAAAGTCGAAGTTAAAAAAAATAATAAAGAATATGTGATGGAATTTCATAATGGAGGAAAAATTTTAACGCCAGTTAAAGAGAGTGGACCAACTTCTGAAACAGGAACAACAGTTACTTTTTTACCAGATGAAAATATTTTTACTGAAACAACAATTTTTAGTTTTTCAACAATTCAAAATCGCATTAAACAATTAGCTTTTTTAAATAAAGGGTTAGAAATATCATTAGTTGATTTACGAGAAGAAGATGAGGAAAAATCTGTTGTTTATCAATTTAACAATGGAATTAAAGATTATGTTTTAGAATTAAATAAAACAATTGGAACGCCCATAAACGATGTTTTTTATGTTGAAGGAATTGAGGATAATATTATTGTTGAATGTGGAATTCAGTATAATGATAATTATTTGGAAAATATTTTTTCTTTTTGTAATAATATTAATACTCATGAAGGTGGAACCCATGAAGAAGGAATTAAATTAGCGATTGTTCATGAGTTAAATAATTATTTTAAGAATATTAATAAGAATAATAAGGGGAATGAAGATAAATTTACTTGAGATGATATTAAGGAAGGAATGACAACAATAATTTCAATTCGTCATCCTGATCCCCAATATGAAGGACAAACTAAAAAAAAATTAGGAAATAGTGAAGTTAAAAAAAATGTTTCCAATGTCGTTGGAAAGGGCTTAAGTAGTTATTTATTAGAGAATCCAGAAGATGCAAAAAAAATTATTGAAAAGATAAGTATATCCTTAAAAGCAAGAATTGCTGCACAACGGGCAAAAGAAATAACACGACGTAAAACTGTAATGGATCATTTTTCATTACCAGGCAAATTAGCTGATTGTGAAACAAAGGATTCTAAAATTGCTGAGCTTTATATTGTTGAGGGGGATTCTGCTGGTGGAAGTGCTAAATCGGGCCGAAATCGAAGATTTCAAGCAATCTTACCCTTACGAGGGAAGATTTTAAATGTTGAAAAAGCTAAACAATTAAAAGTATTTGAAAACAATGAAATTAACTCAATTATTACCGCTTTAGGAACTGGAATTAAAGATAATTTTAATGGTAAAAAATTACGTTATCAAAAAGTAATTATTATGACAGATGCCGATGTTGATGGGACCCATATTCGAATTTTATTATTAACTTTCTTTTATCGCTATATGAAAGATTTAATTGAAAATGGCAATATTTATATTGCTCAACCACCACTATATAAAATCCAAAATGGTAATAATATTCTTTATGTATATAGTGATAATGAATTAGATCTTTATAAAGAAGAATTATTAAACAAAAATATTAAAAATTATACAATTCAACGCTATAAAGGATTAGGAGAAATGAATCCAGAACAGCTATGAGAAACAACAATGGATCCAGAACAACGATTACTATTGAAAGTATCTGTTAATAATGCGTTTGAAGCAAATTTAATTTGTAGTGAATTAATGGGTGAAAATGTCGAACCACGAAAAAAATTTATTCGTGAAAATGCAAAATATGTTAAAAATTTAGATGTTTAAAAGGAGGTGTTGGTCAATGAAACCAGAAAATGATGGCTATGATTATGATGGTAAAATTCATGATATTGATATTGCCGATGAAATAAAAAATGGATTTTTAGATTATGCAATGTCAGTTATTGTTTCACGAGCAATTCCTAATGTTCGTGATGGTTTAAAACCGGTTCATCGGCGTATTATTTATGCAATGTGAGGTTTAAATATGACTTACGATAAACAACATAAAAAATCAGCGCGAATTGTTGGGGAAGTAATTGGGAAATATCATCCCCATGGTGATGCAGCCGTTTATGAAGCGATGGTCCGAATGGCCCAATATTTTTCTTATCGTTATCCGTTAATTGATGGACATGGAAATTTTGGCTCAATGGATGGTGATGCTCCAGCGGCAATGCGGTATACAGAAGCAAAAATGAGTAAAATTGCTGGTGAATTAATTAAAGACATTGAAAAAGAAACAACAATTTTTAATGATAATTATGATGGTAGTGAAAGTGAACCAAGTTTTTTACCAGGGTATTTTCCTAATTTACTAGTTAATGGAGCTAGTGGAATTGCGGTTGGAATGGCAACTAATATTCCACCTCATAATTTAAATGAAATAATTGATGGGGTTATTGCGGTAACAAAAAACCCGGAAATAACAACCATTGAATTAATGAAAATTATTAAAGGTCCTGATTTTCCAACTGGGGCATTAATTACCGCTGGTAATGGTTTAATCAAGGCTTATGAGATGGGGAATGGAACAATTACAATTCGTTCAAAAATTGATATTGAAGAAATCAATAATAAAAGACGAATCATTGTTTCTGAAATTCCTTATCAAATTAATAAAGCAAAATTATTGGAACGAATTGCTGAATTAATTCGCGATAAAATTATTAATGGAATTAGTGATCTACGGGACGAATCAAACATGGAAGGGGTGCGCATTGTTTTAGAATTAAAACGTGATGCACAAGAAAATGTTATTTTAAATAAGTTATATAAATTAACGCCCTTACAAACTAACTTTTCATTAAATATTTTAGCATTGTATAAAAACCAACCAAAAGTAATGGGATTAAAACAAATTTTAAAATATTTTATTGAGCATCAAATTGATATTATTATTAAGCGTAGTCAATTTGAACTAAAGAAAAATCGTAGTCGTTTAATAATCTTAGAAGGGTTAAAAATTGCCCTTGATCATATTGATGAAGTAATTGCAATTATTAAAAAATCGCAAACAACACAAATTGCTAGTGAGGCTTTAATTAATAAATTTAATTTAGTAACCGAGCAAGCTCGTACAATCTTAGAAATGCGTTTACAACGCTTAACAGGATTAGAAATTGAAAAAATTAATCATGAAATTAGTGATATTAAGATTGCAATTAAGGAGTTAGAAGAAATTATTAACAATAGTGAAAAGCAAGTTGTCATTATGATTACGGAGTTAAAAGAAATTAAAAAAAAATATGGTGATAAACGGCGAAGCCAAATTATTAATGAAGAATTAACGAAAATTGATCCAGAAGAATTAATTCGACGAGAAGATATTTTAATTATGTTAACACAAGATGGTTATGTTAAGCGAGTTGCTGATGATACGTTTAAATTACAAAATCGTGGTGGCAAAGGGATTATTGGTTTAGCTAATATGGAAGATAGTTTGAAAAAAATTATTAGTGCTAATAGTATTGATTCGCTATTAATTTTTTCCAATTTTGGAAAAGTTTATAAATTACGAGCGTATCAAATTCAAACATATTCGCGGCATGCCCGGGGGTTACCAATTATTAATTTAATTGCGATTGATAAAACAGAAAGTATTCAAACAATTATTGCAATTGATGAAACAATTTCAACCGAAGATAATTTATTCTTTGTAACGAAAAAAGGTTTGATTAAAAAAATAAAACTAAGTGAATTTAATCAAATTAGACAAACAGGAAAAGTTGCAATTGAATTAAAAAATAAAGATGAGTTAGTAAGTGTCATTATTACAAAAGGACAAGATGATGTAATTATTGGAAATAATATTGGAAAAGTAATTCATTTTAATGAAGAAGAAATTAGGCCAATGAGTCGCCAATCAATTGGGGTCAAAGGAATTGTTAATGATGATGTTGGTGAAACAATTGGGGTAAGTTCAGGACGGTCTGCCAAATATGTTTTATCAATAACTGCAAATGGTTATGCAAAGAAAACATTAATTAAAGATTATCGTTTAACAGGACGAAATACTAAGGGTGTTAAGTCAATGAACTTAACAGATAAAACAGGATATTTAAAATTTGTTCAGGCTGTTAGTGGGGAAGAAGACATTTTAGTTGGAGCAAAAAAAGGAAATATTATTCGCGTTTCGTTGGAACAAATTCCCTTATTTGGTCGAACAACATCGGGTGTTAAGATTATGCGATTAGAACAAGATGATAAATTAGAAGTTATTGAAATTTTAAAAAAGAAAATTAACATTGAAGGAGAAAGATAGAAAATGTTAGATCAAAAAAGAATTGTTGAAAATTTTGACGAAGTAATCAAAAAATTAAGTCGCCGACATGATGATTTTTCATATTTGCAAGATGTTAAAAAATTATCAGAACAGCGTCATGACCTAATTGTTAAATCAGAAAAATTAAAGGAAAAACGAAATCTTGAGTCAAAAAAAGTTGGAACGCTACTTGCAGAAAAGAAAGATCAAGAGGCGACAAAAATTAAGGAATTAATTAGTGCGCTTAAACAAGAAATGGAAACAATTGATGAACAATTAAAAGGAGTGGAAGATAAAATTAAAGCCATTTTAGAAGTTACGCCGAATATTCCAGATGATTCAGTTCCAACGGGAAAAGATGAAAATGATAATTTAGAAGTTCGGAAATGAGGAGAAATTTCTACTCCTAAAAAAATCAAAGAACATTGAGAAATAGCTACTGCATTAGATTTGATTGATTTTGAGCGAGGAACAAAATTATCAGGTTCACGTTTTGTGGTATATAAGGGGATGGGGGCTAAATTAGAACGTGCTTT from Spiroplasma endosymbiont of Polydrusus cervinus harbors:
- the dnaN gene encoding DNA polymerase III subunit beta, with amino-acid sequence MIVNIKKDKILDELLKVSHIISQKTLIPSLLGILIEVKKDKITFTTSDGDTSIKSEIIGNDLNITRIGSVLIKNKFIVEVIRKIEDEFITLEVVEGNLIKIKANNFDSILNTLNSADYPHLSFEIEGKEIIFTSAILKEIISQTSFAIGEKEKRIVFNGLNLKTNQSNKELIITATDSFRLSCKKIEYNNNYDFDVIIPGKFINEIGRLISENDQEIKIKITDKSVSVIVNNTIVQTKIIEGKYPDTSKVIPNVFNTSLTINNRELIKIIERASVLSNEAMKTIVTLKIKEQKVLVTSFTQEIGNTEEEIKEFKVEGADQTIAFNSKYILDALKAFKTKEITIKMIDETKPLIITANDDPALQQLVLPIRSY
- the gyrB gene encoding DNA topoisomerase (ATP-hydrolyzing) subunit B; the protein is MGDNYSSESIQILEGLEAVQKRPGMYIGATNVRGLHHLVWEIIDNSIDEVLVNFANKIKIIINKDQSITIVDNGRGIPIEIHPKTNVSTVETVFTILHAGGKFDSNTYKISGGLHGVGASVVNALSKYLKVEVKKNNKEYVMEFHNGGKILTPVKESGPTSETGTTVTFLPDENIFTETTIFSFSTIQNRIKQLAFLNKGLEISLVDLREEDEEKSVVYQFNNGIKDYVLELNKTIGTPINDVFYVEGIEDNIIVECGIQYNDNYLENIFSFCNNINTHEGGTHEEGIKLAIVHELNNYFKNINKNNKGNEDKFTWDDIKEGMTTIISIRHPDPQYEGQTKKKLGNSEVKKNVSNVVGKGLSSYLLENPEDAKKIIEKISISLKARIAAQRAKEITRRKTVMDHFSLPGKLADCETKDSKIAELYIVEGDSAGGSAKSGRNRRFQAILPLRGKILNVEKAKQLKVFENNEINSIITALGTGIKDNFNGKKLRYQKVIIMTDADVDGTHIRILLLTFFYRYMKDLIENGNIYIAQPPLYKIQNGNNILYVYSDNELDLYKEELLNKNIKNYTIQRYKGLGEMNPEQLWETTMDPEQRLLLKVSVNNAFEANLICSELMGENVEPRKKFIRENAKYVKNLDV
- the gyrA gene encoding DNA gyrase subunit A; this encodes MKPENDGYDYDGKIHDIDIADEIKNGFLDYAMSVIVSRAIPNVRDGLKPVHRRIIYAMWGLNMTYDKQHKKSARIVGEVIGKYHPHGDAAVYEAMVRMAQYFSYRYPLIDGHGNFGSMDGDAPAAMRYTEAKMSKIAGELIKDIEKETTIFNDNYDGSESEPSFLPGYFPNLLVNGASGIAVGMATNIPPHNLNEIIDGVIAVTKNPEITTIELMKIIKGPDFPTGALITAGNGLIKAYEMGNGTITIRSKIDIEEINNKRRIIVSEIPYQINKAKLLERIAELIRDKIINGISDLRDESNMEGVRIVLELKRDAQENVILNKLYKLTPLQTNFSLNILALYKNQPKVMGLKQILKYFIEHQIDIIIKRSQFELKKNRSRLIILEGLKIALDHIDEVIAIIKKSQTTQIASEALINKFNLVTEQARTILEMRLQRLTGLEIEKINHEISDIKIAIKELEEIINNSEKQVVIMITELKEIKKKYGDKRRSQIINEELTKIDPEELIRREDILIMLTQDGYVKRVADDTFKLQNRGGKGIIGLANMEDSLKKIISANSIDSLLIFSNFGKVYKLRAYQIQTYSRHARGLPIINLIAIDKTESIQTIIAIDETISTEDNLFFVTKKGLIKKIKLSEFNQIRQTGKVAIELKNKDELVSVIITKGQDDVIIGNNIGKVIHFNEEEIRPMSRQSIGVKGIVNDDVGETIGVSSGRSAKYVLSITANGYAKKTLIKDYRLTGRNTKGVKSMNLTDKTGYLKFVQAVSGEEDILVGAKKGNIIRVSLEQIPLFGRTTSGVKIMRLEQDDKLEVIEILKKKINIEGER